Proteins from a single region of Cupriavidus sp. MP-37:
- a CDS encoding diguanylate cyclase, whose amino-acid sequence MALRQRARQLDPGNGTAPSAGNGPRRSLQRKLAVATTVGGLCTVVLAALVIAASYGDFAAARQNLYDISAYRDVLDAANTLSAERGPANSVLGEPPSPHSAARERLQAFRARSDAALARLSAPTPAPFGLHSHRLPPLMVERVRERLARARAEIDDLAARAPQQRDMDEIRHAIAGMFEVVDALQPAIAWQVRELSACHDGLAAPALTGKMLGDLREYAGRMASQIMAPVAARQPMPVQSLVDATRSRGRLLELWQLAGPAYNMFGAAPALEQAYADAGHQFFGRGVAMVDSLVAQGRLSGNYSMTPTELTNRYVPTLEPLERLRSVFLDEVVAHFTSTRERALRRLAAACGASALILAVLGYMLVFARRAVFLPLLRARAEVIALAEDRGHAHDAAQADRTGQAAEMRRLFDAIEILRRKLRERAALTAQLEQQARTDSLTGLLNRRALELVAARYGAHESASLVLVDVDRFKQINDRHGHAAGDQVLRNIAAQMRALVPAEGVLARFGGEEFALWLPHGRPGAAAALAETLRAAIASRPVYLSGTTQLGVTASFGVAVGHGGASHWQRLFGAADAAMYRAKAEGRNCVREAQDLDGVPAR is encoded by the coding sequence ATGGCCCTGCGGCAACGCGCCCGACAGCTTGATCCCGGCAACGGCACTGCGCCGAGCGCCGGCAACGGACCGCGCCGCAGCCTGCAGCGCAAGCTGGCGGTGGCGACCACGGTGGGCGGCCTGTGCACGGTGGTGCTGGCGGCACTGGTGATCGCCGCCTCGTACGGCGACTTCGCCGCGGCCCGTCAGAACCTGTACGACATCTCGGCGTACCGCGACGTGCTGGACGCCGCCAACACGCTGTCCGCCGAACGCGGCCCGGCCAACAGCGTGCTGGGCGAGCCGCCCTCGCCCCACAGCGCGGCGCGCGAGCGCCTGCAGGCATTCCGCGCCCGCAGCGACGCCGCGCTGGCTCGGCTGTCCGCGCCGACGCCGGCCCCCTTCGGCCTGCACAGCCACCGCCTGCCGCCGCTGATGGTCGAGCGCGTGCGCGAGCGCCTGGCACGGGCGCGCGCCGAGATCGACGACCTTGCCGCGCGCGCGCCGCAGCAGCGCGACATGGACGAGATCCGCCATGCCATCGCAGGCATGTTCGAAGTTGTCGACGCGCTGCAGCCGGCCATCGCCTGGCAGGTGCGCGAGCTTTCCGCTTGCCATGACGGCCTGGCCGCGCCCGCGCTGACCGGCAAGATGCTGGGCGACCTGCGCGAGTACGCCGGGCGCATGGCGTCGCAGATCATGGCGCCGGTGGCGGCGCGCCAGCCGATGCCGGTGCAGAGCCTGGTCGACGCGACGCGCTCGCGCGGACGGCTGCTGGAGCTGTGGCAACTGGCCGGGCCGGCATACAACATGTTCGGCGCGGCACCCGCGCTCGAGCAGGCTTATGCCGACGCCGGCCACCAGTTCTTCGGCCGCGGCGTGGCCATGGTCGACAGCCTGGTGGCGCAGGGGCGCCTGTCCGGCAACTACTCGATGACGCCCACCGAACTGACCAACCGCTACGTGCCCACGCTGGAGCCGCTGGAGCGGCTGCGCAGCGTGTTCCTGGACGAAGTGGTGGCGCATTTCACCAGCACGCGCGAGCGCGCGCTGCGCCGGCTCGCGGCGGCTTGCGGCGCGTCGGCGCTGATCCTCGCGGTGCTGGGCTACATGCTGGTGTTTGCGCGGCGCGCGGTGTTCCTGCCGCTGCTGCGCGCGCGGGCGGAGGTGATTGCGCTGGCCGAGGACCGCGGCCATGCGCACGACGCCGCGCAGGCTGATCGCACGGGCCAGGCCGCCGAGATGCGGCGCCTGTTCGATGCCATCGAGATCCTGCGCCGCAAGCTGCGCGAGCGCGCCGCGCTGACCGCGCAGCTGGAGCAGCAAGCCCGCACCGACAGCCTCACCGGCCTGCTGAACCGGCGCGCGCTGGAACTGGTGGCGGCCCGGTATGGCGCGCACGAGTCCGCCAGCCTGGTGCTGGTCGACGTCGACCGCTTCAAGCAGATCAATGACCGCCACGGCCATGCGGCGGGCGACCAGGTGTTGCGCAATATCGCCGCGCAGATGCGCGCGCTGGTGCCGGCCGAGGGGGTGCTGGCCCGCTTCGGCGGCGAGGAATTTGCGCTGTGGCTGCCGCACGGCCGGCCCGGCGCAGCCGCGGCGCTGGCCGAAACGCTGCGCGCGGCGATCGCGTCGCGGCCGGTCTACCTGTCCGGCACCACGCAGCTTGGCGTGACCGCCAGCTTCGGCGTGGCCGTCGGCCATGGCGGCGCCAGCCACTGGCAGCGCCTGTTCGGCGCGGCCGACGCGGCCATGTACCGCGCCAAGGCCGAGGGCCGCAACTGCGTGCGCGAGGCGCAGGACCTCGACGGGGTGCCGGCACGCTGA
- a CDS encoding short-chain fatty acid transporter, whose protein sequence is MIRASYLCLTVACLVAACETPPQLAPRPVPPPATRITVDPQAMSRAASAACEPAVAEALQRRYPQPGSVMLMADREQYYQRPNAQTSVNGEGVFEPDDSSSAIGFHYVCLYNARTGKVDDVQMRY, encoded by the coding sequence GTGATCCGTGCTTCTTACCTGTGCCTGACGGTTGCGTGCCTGGTGGCGGCTTGCGAGACGCCGCCGCAGCTGGCACCGCGCCCGGTGCCGCCGCCTGCCACCCGCATCACCGTCGACCCCCAGGCCATGTCACGGGCGGCATCGGCGGCCTGCGAGCCCGCGGTGGCGGAAGCGCTCCAGCGCCGCTATCCGCAACCGGGCAGCGTCATGCTGATGGCCGACCGCGAACAGTACTACCAGCGTCCCAACGCGCAGACCTCGGTCAACGGCGAAGGCGTGTTCGAGCCGGACGACAGCTCGTCCGCGATCGGCTTCCATTACGTCTGCCTGTACAACGCGCGCACCGGCAAGGTCGACGATGTCCAGATGCGGTACTGA
- a CDS encoding MBL fold metallo-hydrolase codes for MTTTETSGNRPAIPTPLLRTAASLLVVRDAPGGMEVLLVRRVERANDRSSGAYVFPGGTLDAQDRHLHAHAHGLDDAIASERLGLPASGLDFYLAAVRECFEEAGLLFACDPQGRLRAPHELDPAQQALLREAVQRGGPGLAHACEQLGLRLAADRLAYHSYWLTPPGLPKRFDTRFFVAIAPEGQLAVPDGTEIVEHRWVRPADAADPASGLPMMHVTRKTLSSIAQFETAAACFAYFSQLRGIACIMPRLATGAAGVRPVMPNEPCYAEIGRIDPDGKVHGRYELAPGVPVQLSQRVWRVTANNGSVMTGPGTNTYLVGGGARNEWAVIDPGPDDGEHVRAILEAAPGPIRWILATHTHLDHSPAAAALQAATGATVLGRAAPAGPWQDATFAPQRELQHGERLALAEDCTLRVCHTPGHASNHLCYLLEEEKTLFTGDHVMQGSTVVIGPPDGDMRAYLNSLAALQEEDLEWLAPGHGFLIARPQDAIRILVRHRLQREAKVAGALRELGPAALGELVQRVYDDVPPRMHPVAQRSLLAHLLKLRDEGKAQEADGVWSEAAG; via the coding sequence ATGACAACCACAGAGACAAGCGGCAACCGCCCCGCCATCCCCACGCCACTGCTGCGCACGGCCGCCAGCCTGCTGGTGGTGCGCGACGCGCCCGGCGGCATGGAAGTGCTGCTGGTGCGCCGCGTCGAACGCGCCAACGACCGCAGCAGCGGCGCCTATGTTTTTCCCGGCGGCACCCTCGATGCGCAAGACCGGCACCTGCACGCGCACGCCCACGGCCTCGATGACGCCATCGCCAGCGAGCGCCTGGGCCTGCCGGCCAGCGGCCTGGACTTCTACCTCGCCGCGGTGCGCGAATGCTTCGAAGAAGCCGGCCTGCTGTTCGCCTGCGACCCTCAAGGGCGCCTGCGCGCGCCGCACGAGCTGGACCCCGCGCAGCAGGCGCTGCTGCGCGAGGCCGTGCAACGCGGCGGTCCCGGGCTGGCCCACGCCTGCGAGCAGCTCGGCCTGCGCCTGGCGGCGGACCGCCTGGCCTATCACAGCTACTGGCTGACGCCGCCCGGCCTGCCCAAGCGTTTCGACACCCGCTTCTTCGTCGCCATCGCGCCCGAGGGCCAGCTGGCCGTGCCTGACGGCACCGAGATCGTGGAGCACCGCTGGGTGCGCCCGGCCGACGCCGCCGACCCTGCCAGCGGCCTGCCGATGATGCATGTCACGCGCAAAACGCTGAGCTCGATCGCACAGTTCGAGACCGCCGCCGCGTGCTTTGCCTATTTCTCGCAGTTGCGCGGCATCGCCTGCATCATGCCGCGGCTCGCTACCGGCGCGGCCGGGGTGCGCCCGGTGATGCCGAACGAGCCGTGCTACGCCGAGATCGGCCGCATCGACCCCGACGGCAAAGTGCACGGGCGCTACGAGCTTGCACCCGGCGTGCCGGTGCAGTTGTCGCAGCGGGTATGGCGCGTCACCGCCAACAACGGCAGCGTGATGACCGGCCCGGGCACCAATACCTACCTGGTCGGCGGCGGCGCACGCAACGAATGGGCGGTGATCGATCCGGGCCCGGACGATGGCGAGCATGTACGCGCCATCCTGGAAGCGGCGCCCGGCCCGATCCGCTGGATTCTCGCCACGCATACGCACCTGGACCATTCGCCCGCGGCGGCGGCGTTGCAGGCCGCCACCGGCGCCACCGTGCTGGGACGCGCCGCACCCGCCGGCCCCTGGCAGGACGCCACCTTCGCGCCGCAGCGCGAACTGCAGCATGGCGAGCGCCTGGCCCTGGCGGAAGACTGTACCCTGCGCGTCTGCCACACCCCCGGCCATGCGTCCAACCACTTGTGCTACCTGCTGGAGGAAGAGAAGACCCTCTTCACCGGCGACCACGTGATGCAGGGATCGACGGTCGTGATCGGGCCGCCCGACGGCGACATGCGTGCCTACCTGAACTCGCTCGCGGCGCTGCAGGAAGAAGACCTCGAGTGGCTGGCGCCGGGGCACGGTTTCCTGATCGCGCGCCCGCAGGACGCGATCCGCATCCTGGTGCGGCACCGCCTGCAGCGCGAGGCCAAGGTCGCCGGCGCGCTGCGCGAACTCGGCCCTGCTGCGCTCGGCGAACTGGTGCAGCGGGTCTATGACGATGTGCCGCCGCGCATGCACCCGGTGGCGCAGCGCTCGCTGCTGGCGCACCTGCTCAAGCTGCGTGACGAAGGCAAGGCCCAGGAGGCGGATGGCGTGTGGTCGGAAGCCGCGGGCTGA
- the upp gene encoding uracil phosphoribosyltransferase, with protein sequence MNDMSAVPAVEPGVPDPADPASLSGVMVVDHPLVQHKVTLVRSEETTTDNFRRLVREISQLLTYEATRDLAMETVAIRTPIAATQSRVLSGKKLCLVSILRAGNGFIDGMLDLLPAARVGHIGLYRDPETLEPIEYYFKMPEDIQERMVIVVDPMLATGNSAIAALNRLREAGVTTMKYVCLIASRPGLRALRAAHPDVGIVTAAIDETLNEHGYIVPGLGDAGDRLYGTR encoded by the coding sequence ATGAACGACATGTCCGCTGTTCCCGCAGTTGAGCCCGGCGTGCCGGATCCCGCCGATCCTGCCAGCCTGTCCGGCGTGATGGTGGTCGACCACCCGCTGGTGCAGCACAAGGTCACGCTGGTGCGCAGCGAGGAGACCACCACCGACAACTTCCGCCGCCTGGTGCGCGAGATCAGCCAGCTGCTGACCTACGAAGCCACGCGCGACCTGGCGATGGAAACCGTCGCGATCCGCACGCCGATCGCCGCCACGCAGTCGCGCGTGCTGTCCGGCAAGAAGCTGTGCCTGGTGTCGATCCTGCGCGCGGGCAACGGCTTTATCGACGGCATGCTCGACCTGCTGCCGGCGGCGCGCGTCGGGCATATCGGCCTGTACCGTGACCCCGAGACGCTGGAGCCGATCGAGTATTACTTCAAGATGCCCGAGGACATCCAGGAGCGCATGGTGATCGTGGTCGATCCGATGCTGGCCACCGGCAATTCGGCCATCGCCGCGCTGAACCGGCTCAGGGAGGCCGGCGTCACCACCATGAAGTATGTGTGCCTGATCGCCTCGCGCCCCGGCCTGCGCGCGCTGCGCGCGGCGCATCCGGATGTGGGCATCGTCACCGCGGCCATCGACGAGACGCTCAACGAGCACGGCTATATCGTGCCCGGCCTGGGCGACGCCGGCGACCGCCTGTACGGCACGCGCTGA
- a CDS encoding amidohydrolase family protein → MLDLILRHCNLPDGRTGIDIGIADGRIAAVGPALAARAGEEIDAAGQLVTPPFVDAHFHMDSTLSYGLPRVNQSGTLLEGIALWGELKPLLTQEAIVERALAYCDWAVARGLLAIRSHVDVCDPRLLAVEALLHVRERVRPYLDLQLVAFPQDGVLRAPGTLANLKRALELGVDVAGGIPHFERTMAQGAESVRLLCELAAERGLRVDMHCDESDDPLSRHVETLASETVRLGLQGRVAGSHLTSMHSMDNYYVSKLIPLMREAGVAAIANPLINITLQGRHDTYPKRRGMTRVPELMAAGVPVAFGHDCVMDPWYGLGSGDMLEVAHMGLHVAQMTGQEAMRACFDAVTAAPARILGLEGYGLEPGCRADLVLLQARDPVEAIRLRATRLRVLRAGKTIAAMPAATAALALPGRPAQVDFRRGGGAA, encoded by the coding sequence ATGCTCGACCTGATCCTGCGGCATTGCAACCTGCCCGACGGGCGCACCGGCATCGATATCGGCATCGCCGATGGCCGCATCGCCGCAGTCGGGCCAGCCCTGGCCGCGCGCGCCGGCGAAGAGATCGATGCCGCCGGCCAGCTGGTGACGCCGCCGTTCGTCGATGCGCACTTCCATATGGACTCCACGCTGTCGTACGGGCTGCCGCGCGTGAACCAGTCGGGCACGCTGCTGGAAGGCATTGCGCTGTGGGGCGAGCTCAAGCCGCTGCTGACCCAGGAAGCCATCGTCGAGCGCGCGCTGGCCTATTGCGACTGGGCCGTGGCGCGCGGGCTGCTGGCGATCCGCTCGCATGTCGATGTGTGCGATCCGCGCCTGCTGGCGGTGGAGGCGCTGCTGCACGTGCGCGAACGCGTGCGGCCGTACCTCGACCTGCAGCTGGTGGCGTTCCCGCAGGACGGCGTGCTGCGCGCGCCCGGCACGCTGGCCAACCTCAAGCGCGCGCTGGAGCTGGGCGTCGACGTGGCCGGCGGCATTCCGCATTTCGAGCGCACCATGGCGCAGGGGGCGGAGTCGGTGCGGCTGCTGTGCGAGCTGGCGGCCGAACGCGGCCTGCGCGTGGACATGCATTGCGACGAAAGCGACGATCCGCTGTCGCGCCATGTCGAGACCCTTGCCAGCGAAACCGTGCGGCTGGGCCTGCAGGGCAGGGTGGCGGGCTCGCACCTGACCTCGATGCATTCGATGGACAACTACTACGTGTCCAAGCTGATCCCGCTGATGCGCGAGGCCGGCGTCGCGGCGATCGCCAATCCGCTGATCAACATCACGCTGCAGGGGCGGCACGATACTTACCCAAAGCGCCGCGGCATGACGCGCGTGCCCGAGCTGATGGCGGCGGGCGTGCCGGTCGCGTTCGGCCATGATTGCGTGATGGACCCGTGGTATGGCCTGGGCTCCGGCGACATGCTGGAAGTGGCGCACATGGGCCTGCACGTGGCGCAGATGACCGGGCAGGAGGCGATGCGCGCCTGCTTCGACGCGGTCACCGCCGCGCCGGCGCGCATCCTGGGGCTGGAAGGCTATGGCCTGGAACCGGGCTGCCGCGCCGACCTGGTGCTGCTGCAGGCGCGCGACCCGGTCGAGGCGATCCGGCTGCGCGCCACGCGGCTGCGCGTGCTGCGCGCCGGCAAGACCATCGCCGCCATGCCAGCGGCGACCGCCGCGCTGGCGCTGCCTGGGCGGCCGGCGCAGGTGGATTTCCGGCGCGGCGGCGGTGCGGCATAG
- a CDS encoding hydrolase — protein sequence MLAMLMCALAHADEALPDFHGASGSDPPLQARLAQAGPAELAQVAGQFADGAEAGGWMVQPLEPVVVEYAAVSAPSPSSSTLPRALGAGPDDDAPGLAAVDRETAAMPERARRLSLHLDDITTASGFADNRVRTMALAVDAVVPRAGGLTIQPRLQLAYQPGMSADPNKLSQAMPGDASATGIGVRLYGAQPTRLAGIYPFVEADWWQESRKQVININGTKIDADLLRGLFSFNIGAHGNTKTGVKLWFKVRAGRNPSGTVGARYRW from the coding sequence ATGCTGGCCATGCTGATGTGTGCGCTGGCCCACGCAGATGAAGCCTTGCCGGATTTCCACGGCGCTTCCGGCTCTGATCCACCGCTGCAGGCAAGACTGGCGCAAGCCGGTCCGGCGGAGCTGGCGCAGGTTGCCGGGCAGTTCGCCGACGGCGCCGAAGCGGGCGGCTGGATGGTCCAGCCGCTGGAGCCGGTGGTGGTCGAATACGCGGCGGTGTCCGCACCATCCCCATCTTCTTCCACATTGCCGCGCGCCCTCGGCGCCGGGCCCGATGACGATGCCCCGGGCCTCGCCGCGGTGGACCGCGAGACCGCGGCCATGCCCGAGCGTGCGCGCCGGCTGTCGCTGCATCTCGATGACATCACCACCGCCAGCGGCTTTGCCGACAACCGCGTGCGCACCATGGCGCTGGCGGTCGATGCCGTGGTGCCGCGCGCCGGCGGGCTGACCATCCAGCCGCGGCTGCAACTTGCCTACCAGCCCGGCATGAGCGCGGACCCGAACAAGTTGTCGCAGGCCATGCCCGGCGATGCCAGCGCCACCGGCATCGGTGTGCGCCTGTACGGCGCGCAGCCGACACGGCTGGCCGGCATCTATCCGTTCGTCGAGGCCGACTGGTGGCAAGAGAGCCGCAAGCAGGTCATCAATATCAACGGCACCAAGATCGATGCCGACCTGCTGCGCGGACTGTTCTCGTTCAATATCGGCGCGCATGGCAATACCAAGACCGGCGTCAAGCTGTGGTTCAAGGTCAGGGCGGGGCGCAACCCGAGCGGCACCGTCGGCGCGCGCTATCGCTGGTAG
- a CDS encoding short-chain fatty acid transporter, whose translation MNKIAGFFTELMRRYLPDPFVFAIGLTLLTMALAVLVQGQAAPAVIASWGKGFWNLLAFTTQMAVILAMGYVLATAPLTDRMLDRIVGAVHTPRTAIIVATLVGGIGSYLNWGFGLVIGGIIAKKLALKVRGVHYPLIIASAYSGFTLYGLGLSASIPVLISTPGHPMEKAMGVIPLSETIFSTPMLLTSLAVIVTLPLLNAWLHPRHPAEVVEIRREQEPARADAGPGHSIGGENTLAGRLNNSRILSLAIGLCGMAYAVIYFTQGGSLDLNLINFLILFGGVLLLGTPVNYVAKLNEGIKTISGIILQYPFYAGIMAIMAGSGLVDTISRVFVDIATPQTLPFWGLVSSFVINFFAPSGGGHWVIQGPFMVDAAKAINSSVSQTSMSVMLGNAWNDLVQPFWILPALALSKLNLKDVMGYTVIMMFWVGLIYIAAMLMWGAQIA comes from the coding sequence ATGAACAAGATCGCCGGGTTCTTCACCGAACTCATGCGCCGGTACCTGCCGGATCCCTTTGTGTTTGCCATCGGCCTGACGCTGCTGACCATGGCGCTGGCGGTGCTGGTGCAGGGGCAGGCGGCCCCGGCGGTGATCGCCAGCTGGGGCAAGGGCTTCTGGAACCTGCTGGCCTTCACCACGCAGATGGCCGTGATCCTGGCGATGGGCTACGTGCTGGCCACCGCGCCGCTGACCGACCGCATGCTCGACCGCATCGTCGGCGCCGTGCATACGCCGCGCACGGCCATCATCGTCGCCACGCTGGTGGGCGGCATCGGCAGCTACCTGAACTGGGGCTTCGGGCTGGTCATCGGCGGCATCATCGCGAAGAAGCTGGCGCTGAAGGTCCGCGGCGTGCATTACCCGCTGATCATCGCTTCGGCATACAGCGGCTTCACCCTCTACGGGCTGGGCCTCTCGGCCAGCATCCCGGTGCTGATCTCGACCCCGGGGCATCCGATGGAAAAGGCGATGGGGGTGATCCCGCTGTCAGAGACCATCTTCTCGACGCCGATGCTGCTGACCAGCCTGGCGGTGATCGTCACGCTGCCGCTGCTCAATGCCTGGCTGCACCCGCGCCATCCGGCCGAAGTGGTCGAGATCCGCCGCGAGCAGGAACCGGCCCGGGCCGACGCCGGCCCGGGACACAGCATCGGCGGCGAGAACACGCTGGCCGGGCGCCTGAACAACAGCCGCATCCTGAGCCTGGCGATCGGGCTGTGCGGCATGGCCTATGCCGTCATCTACTTCACCCAGGGCGGCTCGCTCGACCTGAACCTGATCAACTTCCTGATCCTGTTCGGCGGGGTGCTGCTGCTGGGCACGCCGGTCAACTACGTGGCCAAGCTCAACGAAGGCATCAAGACCATTTCCGGCATCATCCTGCAGTATCCGTTCTATGCGGGCATCATGGCGATCATGGCCGGCTCTGGGCTGGTGGATACCATCTCGCGCGTGTTCGTCGATATCGCCACGCCGCAGACGCTGCCGTTCTGGGGCCTGGTCAGTTCCTTCGTGATCAACTTCTTCGCGCCGTCCGGCGGCGGCCACTGGGTGATCCAGGGCCCGTTCATGGTCGACGCGGCCAAGGCCATCAACAGCTCGGTCAGCCAGACCTCGATGTCGGTGATGCTCGGCAACGCCTGGAACGACCTGGTGCAGCCGTTCTGGATCCTGCCCGCGCTGGCGCTGTCGAAGCTGAACCTGAAGGACGTGATGGGCTACACCGTGATCATGATGTTCTGGGTAGGCCTGATCTATATCGCTGCGATGCTGATGTGGGGCGCGCAGATTGCCTGA
- the catC gene encoding muconolactone Delta-isomerase codes for MLFMAEMTVRIPASLDPQFVEQLKADEKAMSQRLQREGKWRHLWRVVGQYANVSIFDVSDNDELHTLLTALPLYPYMEIKVTPLAQHGSAIAQN; via the coding sequence ATGCTGTTCATGGCCGAAATGACCGTCAGGATTCCCGCATCGCTCGACCCGCAATTCGTCGAGCAGCTCAAGGCCGATGAAAAGGCCATGTCGCAGCGCCTGCAGCGCGAAGGCAAGTGGCGCCACCTGTGGCGCGTGGTGGGCCAGTACGCCAACGTCAGCATCTTTGACGTCAGCGACAATGATGAACTGCATACCTTGCTGACCGCGCTGCCGCTGTACCCGTACATGGAGATCAAGGTCACGCCGCTGGCCCAGCACGGTTCCGCCATCGCGCAGAACTGA
- a CDS encoding URC4/urg3 family protein, producing MTMYPEHGSAGNERQGNGWLNPVPEGHPAAALLCAEAVRTHCAAVTEHVASGDSELFTWHPDRVHAIADYVASTIRQRYPDLQVPYHSRWRHFESGAADQRADRWQVLCERAALSGPEHREERARIGIDLVIPSVLLDAGAGPDWRYRDPGSDLVLTRSEGLGAASFDLFARGGFSAAPGDPLRADAERLQRIDADSIAHAFQVAQHNPLVGLEGRAGLLRRLGEVMEATPALFGRPARLGNLYDYLKAHAVGGDLDAGFLLRTLLVGLGPVWPGRIVVEGVSLGDCWRHPAAPGGLVPFHKLTQWLTYSLLEPLEDAGLTVTGLDALTGLPEYRNGGLLYDFELMVPRDPGFAAVPHAVDEPVIVEWRALTVSGLDLVADCVRQALGLEEAQFPLARVLEGGTWAAGRRIAAKRRPGGAPPFAITSDGTVF from the coding sequence ATGACGATGTATCCCGAGCACGGCAGTGCCGGCAACGAGCGCCAGGGCAACGGCTGGCTGAACCCGGTGCCCGAAGGGCATCCCGCGGCGGCGCTGCTGTGCGCCGAGGCGGTGCGCACCCATTGCGCGGCGGTCACCGAACATGTGGCCAGCGGCGACTCCGAACTCTTCACCTGGCATCCGGACCGCGTGCATGCGATTGCCGATTACGTCGCCAGCACCATCCGCCAGCGCTACCCGGACCTGCAGGTGCCGTATCACAGCCGCTGGCGCCATTTCGAAAGCGGCGCGGCCGACCAGCGCGCGGATCGCTGGCAGGTGCTGTGCGAGCGTGCCGCGCTGAGCGGGCCCGAACACCGCGAGGAGCGCGCCCGCATCGGCATCGACCTGGTGATCCCGAGCGTGCTGCTGGACGCCGGCGCCGGCCCGGACTGGCGCTACCGCGATCCGGGCAGCGACCTGGTGCTGACACGCTCGGAAGGGCTGGGCGCCGCCAGCTTCGACCTGTTCGCGCGCGGCGGTTTTTCCGCGGCGCCGGGCGATCCGCTGCGCGCCGATGCCGAACGCCTGCAGCGCATCGACGCCGACAGCATTGCCCACGCCTTCCAGGTCGCGCAGCACAACCCGCTGGTGGGGCTGGAAGGCCGCGCCGGGCTGCTGCGCCGGCTGGGCGAGGTGATGGAAGCGACCCCGGCGCTGTTCGGCCGGCCGGCGCGGCTGGGCAATCTCTACGATTACCTGAAGGCGCATGCCGTCGGCGGCGACCTCGATGCGGGCTTCCTGCTGCGCACCTTGCTGGTCGGGCTGGGGCCGGTGTGGCCGGGGCGGATCGTGGTCGAGGGCGTGTCGCTGGGCGACTGCTGGCGCCATCCGGCGGCGCCGGGCGGGCTGGTGCCGTTCCACAAGCTGACCCAGTGGCTGACCTACTCGCTGCTGGAGCCGCTCGAGGACGCCGGCCTGACCGTGACCGGCCTGGATGCGCTGACCGGCCTCCCCGAGTACCGCAACGGCGGCCTGCTGTACGACTTCGAGCTGATGGTGCCGCGCGATCCCGGCTTTGCCGCCGTGCCGCATGCGGTGGATGAGCCCGTCATCGTCGAATGGCGCGCGCTGACCGTGAGCGGCCTGGACCTGGTGGCGGACTGCGTGCGCCAGGCGCTGGGCCTGGAGGAAGCGCAGTTTCCGCTGGCGCGCGTGCTCGAAGGCGGCACCTGGGCGGCCGGGCGGCGCATCGCCGCCAAGCGCCGGCCCGGCGGCGCGCCGCCGTTTGCCATCACCAGCGACGGCACGGTGTTCTGA
- a CDS encoding TetR/AcrR family transcriptional regulator, which produces MDSHAGLAPTVRAPPVRGAAGGRIRQENQAMILRAAEHVFARAGFAGATMAEIAMRAGVPKSNLHYYFRTKQALYRAVLAHTLQLWLSEADVIRAELPPQVALEQYIRAKMRLSASHPDASRVFANELLQGAPEIGEVLRHALRELVSRKAAVVQQWIDRGQMAPVDPQHLFFTIWAATQTYADFESQVCAVLGISRLQPQDYAHATEHVVVMLLRGCGLAPVPLA; this is translated from the coding sequence ATGGACTCGCACGCCGGCCTTGCGCCGACAGTGCGTGCGCCGCCCGTGCGCGGGGCGGCGGGCGGCCGCATCCGGCAGGAGAACCAGGCCATGATCCTGCGCGCGGCCGAGCACGTGTTTGCGCGCGCCGGGTTTGCCGGCGCCACCATGGCGGAGATCGCCATGCGCGCGGGCGTGCCCAAGTCGAACCTGCATTACTACTTCCGCACCAAGCAGGCGCTGTACCGCGCGGTGCTGGCGCACACGCTGCAGCTGTGGCTGTCCGAAGCCGACGTGATCCGTGCCGAACTGCCGCCGCAGGTGGCGCTGGAACAGTACATCCGCGCCAAGATGCGGCTGTCGGCCAGCCATCCGGACGCGTCGCGGGTGTTCGCCAACGAGCTGCTGCAAGGCGCGCCCGAGATCGGCGAGGTGCTGCGCCACGCCCTGCGCGAACTGGTGTCGCGCAAGGCCGCGGTGGTGCAGCAGTGGATCGACCGCGGCCAGATGGCGCCGGTCGATCCGCAGCACCTGTTCTTCACCATCTGGGCCGCCACGCAGACCTACGCGGATTTTGAATCGCAGGTCTGCGCGGTGCTGGGTATCAGCCGGCTGCAGCCGCAGGACTATGCGCACGCCACCGAGCACGTGGTGGTGATGCTGCTGCGTGGCTGCGGCCTGGCGCCGGTGCCGCTGGCCTGA
- a CDS encoding YciI family protein, whose translation MPYLIETVDKPDHQHVRQATRASHLDYLDANKALLLACGAKLNDDGSDAGGGVYIVDVDSREAAQRFIDADPFAAAGLFAEVRIVRWRKAYLDGTCRL comes from the coding sequence ATGCCGTACCTGATCGAAACCGTCGACAAGCCCGACCACCAGCACGTGCGCCAGGCCACCCGCGCCAGCCACCTGGACTACCTCGACGCCAACAAGGCGCTGCTGCTGGCCTGCGGCGCCAAGCTCAACGATGATGGCTCCGACGCCGGCGGCGGCGTCTATATCGTCGATGTCGACAGCCGCGAGGCCGCGCAGCGCTTTATCGACGCCGACCCGTTCGCCGCGGCGGGCCTGTTTGCCGAGGTGCGCATCGTGCGCTGGCGCAAGGCCTATCTCGACGGCACTTGCCGTCTGTAA